One Segnochrobactrum spirostomi genomic window carries:
- a CDS encoding branched-chain amino acid ABC transporter ATP-binding protein/permease, with product MRGLSSSMKVALVDAAVMAAVVVGAALLFATLGSAGMQRVATHAALLLVAVVSLQVFSGNTGIVSFGHAGIAGIGAYVIGVLTMPAAMQATALRDLPAILAGYQLSLGTALLVAAVIAVVLGLLTGVILMRLSGSSASIATLALLVIVITVLVGAREITRGSQPFYGVPRGVGLWTAAIAAAIAVAVARLYRDTRIGRETRAVADDPVGAAAIGIDRRRGVLVSWTLSLVGAMVAGGLTAQYIGAFKPQDFYFDLSFEILAMLIVGGLSSSFGALTGVVSTTLLIEIARRFEEGGSFFGIDVPPVFGLTEAALALAMLLVIWRRPEGLSGGLEFNLLRRFGRPAPLPAAAEPAEKPISATLRTEHVTKRYAGVVAVSDVTVSLPTGQVTGIIGPNGAGKTTLINLIAGQAVPSEGGVFVGDTALTGHPAFRVARAGIARTFQNIRIFPHMTVLENVMIAAERVESNAVAAEEAARRELIRLNLEGRETRLAGTLPYGERRRLEIARALVMRPSFLLLDEPAAGMNPVETDALMAILAAVKRTRGLAIVLIEHDLSLVMRLCDRVVVLDHGQRIADGSPADVRADPAVIEAYLGSRTSERALAKI from the coding sequence ATGCGGGGACTGTCGTCGAGCATGAAGGTGGCCCTGGTCGACGCGGCCGTGATGGCCGCCGTCGTCGTGGGCGCCGCGCTGCTCTTCGCCACGCTCGGCAGCGCGGGCATGCAGCGCGTCGCGACCCACGCCGCGCTCCTCCTCGTCGCCGTGGTCTCGCTTCAGGTCTTCTCCGGCAACACCGGCATCGTCTCGTTCGGCCATGCGGGCATCGCCGGCATCGGCGCCTATGTGATCGGCGTGCTCACCATGCCGGCGGCGATGCAGGCGACGGCGCTGCGCGACCTGCCGGCAATCCTCGCGGGCTACCAATTGTCCCTCGGGACCGCCCTTCTCGTCGCCGCCGTGATCGCGGTCGTGCTCGGGCTTTTGACGGGTGTCATCCTGATGCGCCTTTCGGGATCGAGCGCCTCGATCGCGACGCTCGCGCTCCTCGTCATCGTCATCACCGTGCTCGTCGGCGCGCGGGAGATCACCCGCGGCAGCCAGCCCTTCTACGGCGTGCCGCGCGGCGTCGGCCTGTGGACGGCGGCCATCGCCGCGGCGATCGCGGTCGCCGTCGCCCGCCTCTATCGCGACACACGGATCGGCCGGGAGACGCGGGCCGTCGCCGACGACCCCGTCGGTGCCGCGGCGATCGGCATCGACCGCCGGCGCGGCGTTCTCGTGAGCTGGACCCTGAGCCTCGTCGGCGCGATGGTCGCCGGCGGCCTCACGGCCCAATACATCGGCGCCTTCAAGCCGCAGGATTTCTATTTCGATCTGTCGTTCGAGATCCTGGCGATGCTGATCGTCGGCGGCCTGAGCTCGAGCTTCGGCGCCCTCACCGGCGTCGTCTCGACCACGCTGCTGATCGAGATCGCGCGGCGGTTCGAAGAGGGCGGCTCGTTCTTCGGCATCGACGTGCCGCCGGTGTTCGGCCTCACCGAGGCGGCGCTGGCGCTCGCGATGCTGCTCGTGATCTGGCGCCGCCCCGAGGGCCTCAGCGGCGGCCTCGAGTTCAACCTCTTACGCCGGTTCGGACGCCCGGCGCCCCTCCCCGCGGCGGCGGAACCCGCGGAGAAGCCGATCTCGGCGACGCTGCGCACCGAGCACGTCACCAAGCGCTATGCCGGCGTGGTCGCCGTTTCGGACGTCACAGTGTCCCTACCGACCGGCCAGGTCACCGGGATCATCGGGCCGAACGGGGCCGGCAAGACGACCCTCATCAACCTCATCGCCGGTCAGGCCGTGCCGAGCGAAGGCGGCGTGTTCGTCGGCGACACGGCGCTGACCGGGCATCCGGCCTTTCGCGTGGCACGGGCGGGGATCGCCCGGACCTTCCAGAACATCCGCATCTTCCCGCACATGACGGTGCTCGAGAACGTCATGATCGCGGCCGAGCGGGTCGAGTCGAATGCGGTCGCGGCCGAGGAGGCCGCACGGCGCGAGCTCATCCGCCTCAATCTCGAGGGACGCGAGACCCGCCTCGCCGGCACCCTGCCCTATGGCGAGCGGCGGCGGCTCGAAATCGCCCGCGCCCTCGTCATGCGGCCGTCCTTCCTGCTCCTCGACGAGCCGGCCGCCGGCATGAACCCGGTCGAGACCGACGCGCTGATGGCGATCCTCGCCGCGGTGAAGCGCACGCGCGGCCTCGCCATCGTCCTCATCGAACACGACCTCTCGCTGGTGATGCGGCTGTGCGATCGGGTCGTCGTGCTCGATCACGGCCAGCGCATCGCCGACGGCTCGCCCGCCGACGTCCGGGCCGACCCCGCCGTCATCGAAGCCTATCTCGGGAGCCGCACCAGCGAGCGCGCCCTCGCCAAAATCTGA
- a CDS encoding MurR/RpiR family transcriptional regulator produces MRVRDKLTDGLSAPTPAEAKIVQLLLSDYPLGGLGTAAQIAKRAGVSDPTVARLVTKLGYANFAEFQADLLAEVEARLHSPLLMMEAKGTAPADEHPARAYIRSASRRLADFSEKVTPALFDQVEELLMEAPGRVYLLGGRFSRHLAGMLAGYLGQFRDGVTDLGAFTAETYDRLVDMGRRDVLIAFDYRRYQSDVVRFCSQAAERGVRIVLFTDPWLSPIAASALHVVVAPVEVDSPYDTFIPPLAEVEALCAVMVARRKDRAEHRFAELERVREANDVTMRAMPAKDAD; encoded by the coding sequence ATGCGCGTACGCGACAAGCTCACCGATGGTTTGTCCGCGCCGACGCCGGCGGAGGCGAAGATCGTTCAGCTTCTGCTGTCCGATTATCCCCTCGGCGGCCTCGGCACCGCGGCCCAGATCGCCAAGCGCGCCGGTGTCAGCGACCCGACCGTCGCCCGCCTCGTGACCAAGCTCGGCTATGCTAATTTCGCCGAGTTCCAGGCCGATCTCCTCGCGGAGGTCGAGGCGCGGCTGCATTCGCCGCTCCTGATGATGGAGGCGAAGGGGACGGCGCCGGCCGACGAGCATCCCGCCCGCGCCTACATCCGCTCGGCGAGCAGGCGGCTCGCGGATTTCTCCGAGAAGGTGACGCCCGCGCTCTTCGATCAGGTCGAAGAGCTGCTGATGGAGGCGCCGGGGCGCGTCTATCTGCTCGGCGGCCGGTTCAGCCGCCACCTCGCCGGCATGCTCGCCGGCTATCTCGGCCAGTTCCGCGATGGCGTCACCGATCTCGGCGCCTTCACCGCGGAGACCTACGATCGGCTCGTCGACATGGGCCGGCGGGACGTGCTGATCGCTTTCGACTATCGGCGCTATCAATCGGACGTGGTGCGCTTCTGCAGCCAGGCGGCAGAGCGCGGCGTCCGGATCGTCCTCTTCACCGACCCCTGGCTGTCGCCGATCGCCGCCTCGGCGCTCCACGTCGTCGTCGCCCCGGTCGAGGTGGATTCCCCTTACGACACGTTCATTCCGCCGCTCGCCGAAGTCGAAGCCTTGTGCGCCGTGATGGTGGCGCGCCGCAAGGATCGCGCCGAACACCGCTTCGCCGAGCTCGAGCGGGTGAGGGAGGCGAACGACGTGACGATGCGCGCGATGCCGGCAAAGGATGCGGATTGA
- a CDS encoding N-formylglutamate amidohydrolase has translation MSDVPSQDLRLGDFPSQDRLGQDWPPAVEIVNEAGRSPIVLLCEHASCHIPADYSRLGLPEAEVRRHIGWDIGAADVARGLSARLDAPLFLGTYSRLLVDLNRPLAAPSLIPGLSEATTIPGNREISDAERRRRIETIFAPFHAAVADHLDRRRNQPTILVTIHSFTPVFLGVARPWHAGILFDRSEAFARRVIARLLHEPGLNVAANEPYRIDASGDYAIPVHGEARGLEAILVEIRNDQISTPLGAAAWADRLAAALRPEIGA, from the coding sequence ATGTCGGACGTGCCGTCGCAAGACCTGCGCCTCGGCGATTTCCCTTCGCAGGATCGGCTGGGCCAAGATTGGCCGCCGGCCGTCGAGATCGTCAACGAAGCGGGACGCTCGCCGATCGTCCTCCTCTGCGAGCACGCCTCCTGCCATATCCCGGCGGACTATTCGCGGCTCGGACTTCCCGAGGCCGAGGTGCGGCGGCACATCGGCTGGGACATCGGCGCCGCCGATGTGGCACGCGGCTTGTCGGCCCGGCTCGACGCGCCGCTCTTTCTGGGCACCTATTCGCGCCTCCTCGTCGACCTCAACCGGCCCCTCGCTGCGCCCTCGCTGATCCCGGGCCTCTCCGAGGCGACGACGATCCCCGGCAACCGCGAAATTTCCGACGCGGAGCGCCGGCGGCGCATCGAGACCATCTTCGCTCCGTTCCATGCGGCCGTGGCGGATCACCTCGATCGGCGTCGCAATCAACCCACCATTCTCGTGACGATCCACAGCTTCACGCCGGTCTTTCTCGGCGTCGCGCGGCCGTGGCATGCCGGCATCCTGTTCGACCGCTCCGAGGCGTTCGCCCGCCGCGTCATCGCGCGGCTCCTGCACGAGCCGGGTCTCAACGTCGCGGCGAACGAGCCCTACCGGATCGACGCGTCGGGCGATTACGCCATTCCCGTCCACGGCGAGGCCCGAGGGCTGGAGGCGATCCTGGTCGAGATCCGCAACGACCAGATCTCCACGCCGCTCGGTGCCGCCGCCTGGGCCGACCGCCTTGCCGCCGCCCTGCGCCCCGAGATCGGGGCGTGA
- the tauA gene encoding taurine ABC transporter substrate-binding protein: MTLRHKIFAAAAAIGLTIAAGAQARAEAPKVTIAFQTVVEPSKVPQADGAYEKASGAQIDWRKFDSGADVIAAIASGAVDIGYVGSSPLAAAASRQLPIETFFIVGLIGESEALVVRNGAGITSPKDLVGKKVAVPFVSTTHYSLLAALKHWGIDPKSVNILNLRPPEIAAAWARGDIDAAYVWDPALGKIKENGKVLVTSAEVAKWGAPTFDAWIVRKEFADKHPEIVEAFTRVTGKAYADYLHNPSVWNASSSEAEKISRLTGAKRDEVPALLKGYEFPTLKQQASAALLGGGTVKAIAATSEFLKTQGKIPAVLSDYKPYVTAKFVKAAEAASN; the protein is encoded by the coding sequence ATGACCCTCCGACACAAGATCTTTGCCGCGGCCGCCGCCATCGGCCTCACGATCGCCGCCGGGGCGCAGGCCCGCGCCGAGGCCCCGAAGGTGACCATCGCCTTCCAGACGGTGGTCGAGCCCTCCAAGGTGCCCCAGGCGGACGGCGCCTACGAGAAGGCGTCCGGCGCCCAGATCGACTGGCGCAAATTCGATTCCGGCGCCGACGTGATCGCCGCGATCGCCTCTGGCGCGGTCGATATCGGCTATGTCGGGTCGAGCCCGCTCGCCGCCGCCGCGAGCCGTCAGCTTCCGATCGAGACCTTCTTTATCGTCGGCCTGATCGGCGAATCCGAAGCGCTGGTCGTCCGCAACGGCGCCGGCATCACCTCGCCGAAGGATCTCGTCGGCAAGAAGGTCGCGGTGCCGTTCGTCTCGACCACCCATTACAGCCTGCTCGCCGCGCTGAAGCATTGGGGCATCGATCCGAAGTCGGTGAACATCCTCAACCTGCGTCCGCCGGAAATCGCCGCCGCCTGGGCCCGGGGCGACATCGATGCCGCCTATGTTTGGGATCCGGCGCTCGGCAAGATCAAGGAGAACGGCAAGGTGCTGGTGACCTCCGCCGAGGTCGCGAAGTGGGGCGCGCCGACCTTCGATGCCTGGATCGTCCGCAAGGAGTTCGCCGACAAGCACCCGGAGATCGTCGAGGCGTTCACCCGCGTCACCGGCAAGGCCTATGCCGATTATCTGCACAACCCGTCGGTCTGGAACGCCTCCTCGTCCGAGGCCGAGAAGATCAGCCGCCTGACCGGCGCGAAGCGTGACGAAGTGCCGGCGCTCCTCAAGGGCTACGAGTTCCCGACCCTGAAGCAGCAGGCGTCCGCGGCGCTTCTCGGCGGCGGCACGGTGAAGGCGATCGCCGCGACGTCCGAATTCCTCAAGACGCAGGGCAAGATCCCCGCGGTGCTGTCCGACTACAAGCCCTACGTCACGGCGAAGTTCGTCAAGGCCGCGGAAGCCGCTTCGAACTGA
- a CDS encoding taurine ABC transporter ATP-binding protein: MTDLTLDDVAFHYDAETGAGKPVLDGVSLRIAAGEFVVAIGRSGCGKTTLLNLAAGYLKPTRGRVLRDGRPIPGPGADRAVVFQDDALFPWFDTRENVAFALRLRGIGAAERARRADALLAQVGLHGAGDKPIWALSGGMRQRVGLARALAADPAFLLMDEPLGALDAMTRERMQELLLRVWADSGTGVFLITHGVEEALFLATRVIVMEPGPGRIVAELDFEFGREVLAGASPRSVKSSRAFIAARENLLDLVFDREAA; the protein is encoded by the coding sequence GTGACCGATCTCACCCTCGATGACGTCGCGTTCCACTACGATGCGGAGACGGGTGCCGGAAAGCCGGTGCTCGACGGCGTTTCGCTGCGCATCGCCGCGGGCGAATTCGTCGTGGCGATCGGCCGCTCGGGGTGCGGAAAGACGACGCTCCTCAACCTCGCCGCCGGCTATCTGAAGCCGACCCGCGGCCGGGTGCTGCGCGACGGCCGTCCGATTCCCGGTCCGGGGGCCGACCGCGCGGTGGTGTTCCAGGACGATGCCCTGTTTCCGTGGTTCGACACCCGCGAGAACGTCGCCTTCGCGCTGCGGCTGCGTGGGATCGGCGCGGCGGAGCGCGCTCGGCGGGCGGACGCGCTGCTCGCCCAGGTCGGGCTCCACGGCGCCGGCGACAAGCCGATCTGGGCGCTCTCGGGCGGCATGCGCCAGCGCGTCGGTCTCGCCCGCGCGCTCGCCGCCGATCCCGCCTTTCTCCTGATGGACGAGCCGCTCGGCGCGCTCGACGCCATGACGCGCGAGCGCATGCAGGAGCTTCTCCTGCGCGTCTGGGCGGACAGTGGCACGGGCGTCTTCCTCATCACCCACGGGGTGGAGGAGGCGCTCTTCCTCGCCACGCGCGTCATCGTCATGGAGCCGGGGCCGGGCCGGATCGTCGCCGAGCTCGACTTCGAGTTCGGCCGCGAGGTGCTTGCCGGCGCGAGCCCGCGTTCCGTCAAATCGAGCCGCGCCTTCATCGCCGCGCGCGAAAATCTTCTCGATCTCGTCTTCGATCGCGAGGCCGCATGA